From the genome of Nocardia sp. NBC_01503, one region includes:
- a CDS encoding IclR family transcriptional regulator encodes MRQHSGIGVLDKAMAVLHAVAEQPCGLNELCTRTGLPRATAHRLAVGLETHRMLARDSQGLWRPGPALSELATTASDPLLDAAATILPRLREITGESVQLYRRDGNARVCVASMEPASGLRDTVPVGARMPMTAGSAAKVLLAWSDLELQRTVLPEAVFGERALAEVRRRGWAQSAAERAAGVASVSAPVRDAAGAVIAAVSVSGPIDRMGRRPGARWAADLVAAADALHKRL; translated from the coding sequence ATGAGACAGCATAGCGGTATCGGTGTTCTGGACAAAGCCATGGCGGTCCTGCACGCCGTAGCCGAGCAACCCTGCGGCCTCAATGAGTTGTGCACCCGCACCGGCCTGCCCCGCGCCACCGCGCATCGGCTGGCCGTGGGCCTGGAGACGCATCGCATGCTGGCCCGCGACAGCCAGGGCCTGTGGCGCCCCGGACCCGCGCTCTCGGAGCTGGCTACCACCGCGAGCGATCCACTGCTGGATGCCGCCGCGACCATTCTTCCGCGCCTGCGCGAGATCACCGGGGAGAGCGTGCAGCTCTACCGCCGGGACGGGAACGCGCGCGTCTGCGTGGCCTCGATGGAGCCCGCGTCCGGATTGCGGGACACCGTTCCGGTCGGGGCGCGCATGCCGATGACCGCCGGGTCCGCGGCGAAAGTGCTGCTGGCCTGGTCGGATCTGGAATTGCAGCGAACCGTGCTGCCGGAGGCGGTCTTCGGCGAGCGCGCACTGGCCGAGGTGCGTCGGCGCGGTTGGGCGCAGAGCGCGGCCGAGCGCGCGGCGGGGGTGGCCAGCGTTTCGGCACCGGTGCGCGATGCGGCGGGGGCGGTGATCGCGGCCGTCTCGGTCTCCGGACCGATCGATCGAATGGGGCGGCGGCCGGGTGCGCGCTGGGCCGCTGATCTCGTAGCGGCGGCGGACGCCTTGCACAAACGGCTCTGA
- a CDS encoding fumarylacetoacetate hydrolase family protein — translation MRLGRVASPDGVAFVSIEGDGGDAVAREIAEHPFGTPTFTGRSWPLADVRLLAPILASKVICIGKNYADHAAEMGGPAPADPVIFMKPNTSIIGPNVPIMLPPSSSQVDYEGELAIVIGRPCKDVPAAQAYQVILGYTVANDVTARDQQRHDGQWTRAKGYDTFCPLGPWIETSLDPSDLAISTELDGEQKQSSRTSLLLHDIPKMIEWVTTVMTLLPGDVILTGTPAGVGPMQAGQSVSVTVEGIGTLTNPVAAKR, via the coding sequence ATGCGCCTAGGTCGAGTTGCCAGCCCAGATGGGGTCGCTTTCGTAAGCATCGAAGGTGACGGTGGCGACGCCGTCGCCCGCGAAATCGCCGAACACCCGTTCGGCACCCCGACGTTCACCGGCCGCAGCTGGCCGCTCGCGGATGTGCGCCTGCTCGCGCCGATTCTGGCCAGCAAGGTGATCTGCATCGGTAAGAACTACGCCGACCACGCCGCCGAAATGGGCGGTCCGGCACCGGCCGACCCGGTCATCTTCATGAAGCCGAATACCTCCATCATCGGCCCGAACGTGCCGATTATGTTGCCGCCCAGCTCCTCTCAGGTGGATTACGAGGGCGAGCTGGCGATCGTCATCGGCCGCCCCTGCAAGGACGTGCCCGCCGCCCAGGCGTACCAGGTGATCCTGGGTTACACCGTCGCCAATGACGTCACCGCCCGCGATCAGCAGCGGCACGACGGTCAGTGGACCCGCGCCAAGGGTTATGACACCTTCTGCCCGCTCGGCCCGTGGATCGAGACCTCGCTGGACCCTTCGGATCTGGCGATCTCCACCGAGCTCGACGGCGAACAGAAGCAGAGCAGCCGCACTTCACTTCTGCTGCACGATATTCCGAAGATGATCGAGTGGGTGACCACCGTGATGACGCTGCTCCCCGGTGATGTCATCCTCACCGGCACCCCCGCGGGTGTCGGTCCGATGCAGGCCGGTCAGAGCGTGTCGGTGACCGTCGAAGGTATCGGCACCCTCACCAATCCCGTTGCCGCCAAACGCTGA
- a CDS encoding MFS transporter translates to MATVTRIGSAQRWSMLALGVFAQSSSAVFVHGTPFLLPALTDRGLSLATAGLLVSMPTIGLVCTLIAWGYVVDRIGERKVLVAGPALMLIAGVAAATVTNYVALGVLLLLGGMGAASTNGASGRVIVGWFPPDKRGLAMGIRQTAQPLGVGVGALSIPAIAAAHGFSTAILVPALMAGAAAIACLFGIVDPPRPQSNGAAGRPANPYRGDSTLWRIHAVSVLLCIPQGTLWTFALLWLHRDVGWSLAAAGVLVTITQILGAGGRIGAGVWSDRVASRLGPLRTVAVAAAISMAALAFAAWAQWWWAAIPLLIAASVITVTDNGLAFTAVAEIAGPYWSGRGLGIQNTGQNLAMAAVAPGFGALITAAGFPITYALAAVVAAAAVPLVPRASR, encoded by the coding sequence ATGGCCACCGTGACACGAATCGGATCAGCCCAACGGTGGAGCATGCTGGCCCTCGGCGTCTTCGCGCAGAGCTCCAGCGCGGTCTTCGTGCACGGCACCCCTTTCCTGCTGCCCGCCCTGACCGACCGCGGATTATCGCTGGCCACGGCCGGTCTGCTGGTCTCCATGCCCACCATCGGACTGGTCTGCACGCTGATCGCGTGGGGCTACGTCGTGGACCGGATCGGTGAGCGCAAGGTGTTGGTGGCCGGTCCCGCGCTGATGTTGATCGCGGGCGTCGCCGCGGCGACGGTCACCAACTATGTGGCGCTGGGTGTGCTGCTGCTACTGGGCGGTATGGGAGCGGCGAGCACCAATGGCGCGAGCGGACGGGTCATCGTGGGCTGGTTCCCGCCCGATAAACGCGGTCTGGCCATGGGAATTCGGCAAACCGCCCAGCCGCTGGGCGTCGGCGTCGGCGCGCTGAGCATTCCGGCCATCGCTGCGGCACATGGCTTCTCGACCGCCATCCTGGTGCCCGCGCTGATGGCGGGCGCGGCCGCGATCGCCTGCCTGTTCGGCATCGTCGATCCGCCCCGGCCCCAATCCAACGGGGCCGCAGGGCGTCCCGCGAATCCGTATCGCGGTGACTCCACCCTGTGGCGCATTCACGCGGTATCGGTGCTGCTGTGCATCCCCCAGGGGACGCTGTGGACCTTCGCACTGCTGTGGCTGCACCGCGATGTGGGCTGGTCACTGGCGGCGGCGGGCGTACTGGTGACGATCACCCAAATCCTGGGCGCGGGAGGGCGAATCGGCGCGGGCGTCTGGTCCGATCGGGTGGCGAGCCGGTTGGGCCCGCTGCGCACGGTGGCCGTCGCGGCGGCAATCTCCATGGCCGCCTTGGCCTTCGCGGCCTGGGCGCAGTGGTGGTGGGCGGCGATTCCACTGCTGATCGCGGCCTCGGTCATCACTGTCACCGACAATGGCCTGGCCTTCACCGCGGTCGCGGAGATCGCGGGTCCGTACTGGTCCGGGCGCGGTCTGGGGATTCAGAACACCGGGCAGAATCTGGCCATGGCGGCGGTGGCTCCCGGGTTCGGAGCGTTGATCACGGCGGCGGGTTTTCCGATCACCTACGCGCTGGCGGCGGTGGTCGCGGCGGCCGCAGTCCCGTTGGTGCCCAGGGCTTCCCGATGA
- the leuC gene encoding 3-isopropylmalate dehydratase large subunit produces the protein MADRPRTLAEKVWEQHVVVRGEGEGANREPDLIYIDLHLVHEVTSPQAFDGLRAAGRPVRRPDLTIATEDHNVPTIDIDKPIADPISRLQVDTLRKNCEEFGVRLHPMGDLDQGIVHVVGPQLGLTQPGTTVVCGDSHTSTHGAFGALAMGIGTSEVEHVLATQTLSLRPFKTMAINIDGTLPDGVTSKDVILAVIAQIGTGGGQGYVLEYRGEAVRSMSMEARMTMCNMSIEAGARAGMVGPDQTTYEFLKGRPHAPEGADWDAAVASWDALTTDEGATFDAEVHIDAAALTPFVTWGTNPGQGLPLGDSIPDPEQIVDENERQAAEKALQYMDLKPGTPLRDVTVDTVFVGSCTNGRIEDLRAVADVLKGRKVAESVRMLIVPGSMRVRLQAENEGLGEIFTAAGAEWRQAGCSMCLGMNPDQLSPGQRCASTSNRNFEGRQGKGGRTHLVSPLVAAATAVRGTLSSPADLN, from the coding sequence ATGGCCGATCGGCCACGCACTCTGGCGGAGAAGGTCTGGGAGCAGCACGTCGTCGTTCGCGGCGAAGGTGAAGGCGCGAACCGCGAACCCGACCTCATCTACATCGATCTGCACCTGGTGCACGAGGTCACCAGCCCGCAGGCCTTCGACGGTCTGCGCGCCGCGGGTCGTCCGGTGCGCCGCCCGGATCTCACCATCGCGACCGAGGACCACAATGTCCCGACGATCGATATCGACAAGCCGATCGCCGATCCGATCTCGCGCCTGCAGGTCGACACCCTGCGCAAGAACTGTGAGGAGTTCGGTGTTCGCCTGCACCCCATGGGCGATCTCGATCAGGGCATCGTGCACGTCGTCGGTCCGCAGTTGGGTCTGACCCAGCCGGGCACCACCGTCGTCTGCGGTGATTCGCACACCTCCACGCACGGCGCGTTCGGCGCGCTCGCAATGGGTATCGGCACCAGCGAAGTGGAACACGTTCTGGCGACGCAGACTTTGTCGCTGCGCCCGTTCAAGACCATGGCCATCAATATCGACGGCACGCTGCCCGACGGCGTCACCTCCAAGGACGTCATCCTGGCGGTGATCGCGCAGATCGGCACCGGCGGCGGTCAGGGCTATGTGCTGGAGTACCGCGGCGAGGCCGTGCGCTCGATGTCCATGGAAGCCCGGATGACCATGTGCAACATGTCGATCGAGGCCGGTGCGCGGGCGGGCATGGTCGGCCCCGACCAGACCACCTACGAGTTCCTGAAGGGCCGTCCGCACGCCCCCGAGGGCGCGGATTGGGATGCCGCCGTTGCCTCCTGGGACGCGCTGACCACCGATGAGGGCGCGACTTTCGACGCCGAGGTGCATATCGACGCCGCCGCGCTCACCCCCTTCGTGACCTGGGGTACCAACCCGGGACAGGGTCTGCCGCTGGGGGACTCGATCCCCGATCCGGAGCAGATCGTCGACGAGAACGAGCGTCAGGCGGCCGAAAAGGCCCTGCAGTACATGGACCTGAAGCCGGGTACGCCACTGCGTGATGTCACCGTCGACACTGTTTTCGTCGGCTCCTGCACCAATGGCCGGATCGAGGATTTGCGTGCGGTCGCAGACGTTCTGAAGGGCCGCAAGGTCGCCGAGAGCGTGCGCATGTTGATCGTTCCCGGCTCCATGCGGGTGCGGCTGCAGGCGGAAAACGAAGGGCTGGGCGAGATATTCACCGCGGCGGGCGCGGAATGGCGGCAGGCGGGCTGCTCGATGTGCCTGGGAATGAATCCGGATCAGCTTTCGCCCGGTCAGCGCTGCGCCTCCACCTCGAACCGGAACTTCGAAGGGCGACAGGGCAAGGGCGGTCGCACGCACCTGGTCTCACCGCTGGTCGCGGCGGCGACCGCGGTGCGCGGAACCCTGTCCTCACCGGCGGATCTCAACTGA
- a CDS encoding 3-isopropylmalate dehydrogenase: MKLAVIPGDGIGPEVIAEALKVLDVVVPGVEKTEYDLGAKRFHATGEILPDNVIPELKQHDAILLGAIGDPSVQSGVLERGLLLRTRFELDHHVNLRPSRLYAGVTSPLAGSPEIDFVVVREGTEGPYTGTGGAIRVNTPHEVATEVSTNTRFGVERVVRYAFEKARTRRKHLTLVHKNNVLAFAGSLWTRTVEEIAAEYPDVQTAYQHIDAATIHMVTDPGRFDVIVTDNLFGDIITDLAAAVSGGIGLAASGNIDASGTNPSMFEPVHGSAPDIAGQSKADPTAAILSVSLLLNHLGNAEAAARIESAVAKDLASRTAPASTVEVGDRIAAAV; this comes from the coding sequence ATGAAACTCGCTGTCATCCCGGGCGACGGAATCGGTCCCGAGGTCATTGCCGAAGCCCTCAAGGTGCTCGATGTGGTGGTCCCCGGTGTGGAGAAGACCGAATACGACCTCGGCGCGAAGCGGTTCCATGCCACCGGTGAGATCCTGCCGGACAATGTGATTCCGGAGCTGAAGCAGCACGACGCCATCCTGCTGGGCGCGATCGGTGATCCGTCGGTGCAGAGCGGTGTGCTCGAGCGCGGTCTGCTGCTGCGCACTCGCTTCGAGCTCGATCACCATGTGAATCTGCGGCCGTCGCGGCTGTACGCGGGTGTCACCAGCCCGCTCGCCGGTAGTCCGGAGATCGATTTCGTGGTCGTGCGCGAGGGCACCGAGGGTCCGTACACCGGCACCGGCGGCGCGATCCGCGTGAATACCCCGCACGAGGTGGCGACCGAGGTCTCCACCAACACCCGCTTCGGTGTCGAGCGCGTGGTCCGCTACGCCTTCGAGAAGGCGCGCACCCGGCGTAAGCATCTGACCCTGGTGCACAAGAACAATGTGCTGGCCTTCGCCGGTTCGCTGTGGACCCGCACGGTCGAGGAGATCGCGGCGGAGTACCCGGATGTTCAGACCGCTTACCAGCACATCGATGCCGCCACCATTCATATGGTCACCGATCCGGGCCGCTTCGATGTGATCGTCACCGACAACCTGTTCGGCGACATCATCACCGATCTGGCCGCCGCCGTCTCCGGTGGTATCGGCCTGGCCGCCTCGGGCAATATCGATGCCTCGGGTACGAATCCGTCCATGTTCGAGCCGGTGCACGGTAGCGCCCCCGATATCGCGGGCCAGTCCAAGGCCGATCCGACCGCCGCGATCCTGTCGGTATCGCTGCTGCTGAACCACCTCGGCAATGCCGAGGCCGCCGCTCGCATCGAGTCCGCCGTGGCCAAGGATCTGGCATCGCGCACCGCCCCGGCCTCCACGGTCGAGGTCGGCGATCGGATCGCCGCCGCCGTCTGA
- a CDS encoding alkaline phosphatase family protein, with protein MSCASPRTSRVLAAAALATLPLAAAVPAAAAPTVNKVVVIGIDGTLYSEVVAANAPNLGLLAAQGTLARTSIAPHTTMSCVSWATALTGVWDTKHGIKDNDSTCNPAAFVPYPTVFTQLEQARPNLTTESLGTWDKIGMIARTGNPHADKVSVTQIDPTGSGVCETTADSNAAAQVVSAVTDDGADLVFTHLDQVDITGHTLRGIWPQAYRDAIQRVDTLVGRITKAVDARQAAHSNERWTILVTTDHGHKPEGGHGGQSAYETASFVIARGPDFAAGAQHNGYTLADITPTVLDLLGVPAPTNLDGRSMRDGGSGNPAAPVPNTPAIDSAVTGSSSGSAEALMVNNPLCILGTGSGSGSASGSFGK; from the coding sequence ATGTCTTGCGCATCGCCCCGCACGAGTCGCGTACTCGCCGCCGCCGCACTCGCCACCCTGCCGCTCGCCGCCGCCGTCCCCGCCGCCGCCGCACCGACCGTGAACAAGGTCGTGGTCATCGGTATCGACGGCACGCTGTACAGCGAGGTGGTGGCCGCCAACGCGCCGAACCTCGGGCTGCTGGCCGCACAGGGCACGCTCGCACGCACCTCGATCGCACCGCACACCACCATGTCCTGTGTGTCGTGGGCGACCGCGCTGACCGGGGTATGGGATACCAAGCATGGCATCAAGGACAACGACTCCACCTGTAACCCAGCGGCTTTCGTGCCGTACCCGACCGTATTCACCCAGTTGGAGCAGGCGCGGCCGAACCTGACCACCGAATCACTGGGCACCTGGGACAAGATCGGGATGATCGCGCGCACCGGAAATCCGCACGCGGACAAGGTATCGGTGACGCAGATCGATCCGACCGGCTCGGGAGTCTGTGAGACGACGGCGGATTCGAACGCGGCGGCGCAGGTGGTCTCGGCGGTCACCGACGACGGCGCGGATCTGGTGTTCACGCATCTGGATCAGGTTGATATCACCGGGCATACGCTGCGCGGGATCTGGCCGCAGGCGTATCGCGACGCGATTCAACGGGTCGACACCCTGGTCGGGAGGATCACCAAGGCGGTCGACGCACGCCAGGCGGCGCACAGCAACGAACGCTGGACGATCCTGGTCACCACCGACCACGGACATAAGCCCGAAGGCGGACACGGCGGCCAGAGCGCCTATGAGACAGCCAGTTTCGTGATCGCGCGCGGTCCGGACTTCGCGGCCGGTGCGCAGCACAACGGCTACACCCTCGCCGACATCACCCCGACGGTGCTGGATCTGCTGGGCGTTCCCGCCCCGACCAACCTCGACGGTCGCTCGATGCGCGACGGCGGATCGGGCAATCCCGCCGCGCCGGTACCGAATACACCCGCGATCGACTCCGCGGTCACCGGTTCGTCCTCCGGCTCGGCCGAGGCGCTGATGGTGAACAACCCGCTCTGCATTCTGGGCACCGGATCGGGTAGCGGTTCGGCCAGCGGCTCCTTCGGCAAATAG
- a CDS encoding PPOX class F420-dependent oxidoreductase, protein MGVNQRAQITMSEQEIADFMRRSRIANLATLGATGNPHLTAMWYALINGEIWFETKAKSQKAVNLRRDPRVTVLLEAGDTYDQLRGVSIEGRAEIVEDADALFQVGISVWERYTGPYSEEMKPFVEQMLNKRIAIRIVPERVRSWDHRKLGLPAMPLGGSTLAEQD, encoded by the coding sequence ATGGGAGTTAATCAACGCGCTCAGATCACGATGTCCGAGCAGGAGATCGCGGACTTCATGCGGCGCAGCCGAATCGCCAACCTGGCCACCCTCGGCGCCACGGGCAACCCGCACCTGACCGCCATGTGGTACGCGCTGATCAACGGCGAAATCTGGTTCGAGACCAAGGCCAAATCGCAGAAGGCCGTGAATCTGCGCCGCGATCCGCGGGTGACCGTCCTGCTCGAGGCCGGCGATACCTACGACCAGTTGCGCGGAGTCTCCATCGAGGGCCGCGCGGAGATCGTGGAGGACGCGGACGCGCTGTTCCAGGTCGGAATCAGTGTGTGGGAGCGGTACACCGGGCCCTACAGCGAAGAGATGAAGCCATTCGTCGAGCAGATGCTGAACAAGCGCATCGCGATTCGCATCGTGCCCGAGCGGGTGCGCAGCTGGGATCACCGCAAACTGGGATTGCCCGCCATGCCGTTGGGCGGCAGCACGCTGGCCGAACAGGATTGA
- the serA gene encoding phosphoglycerate dehydrogenase, translated as MSQAGRPVVLIADKLAQSTVDALGDAVEVRWVDGPNRPELLAAVPEADALLVRSATTVDAEVLEAGKNLKIVARAGVGLDNVDVPAATERGVMVVNAPTSNIHTAAEHAVTLLLSAARQIPAADATLRERTWQRSKFNGVEILGKTVGVIGLGRIGQLFAQRLAAFETKIVAYDPYTSPARAAQLGIELMSLDEVLAAADFISIHLPKTPETKGMLNAETLAKTKKGVIIVNAARGGLIDEQALADAIKSGHVRAAGLDVFETEPCTDSPLFELPQVVVTPHLGASTAEAQDRAGTDVAKSVKLALAGEFVPGAVNVTGGSVSEEVAPWLEIVRKQGALLGALSSELPVSLEVQVRGELSANDVAVLELSALRGVFSALIEDSVTFVNAPSLAKDRGLEATVTTVSESPTHRSLVDLRAVFGDGSTLNVAGTLTEPHQVQKIVNINGRNYDMRAEGLNLAVLAYEDKPGQLGRLATKLGEAGIDILAAQLTQDLDQEGATVVLRVNKEVPADVQAAIAEAVGAAKVAQVNLD; from the coding sequence GTGAGCCAAGCAGGCCGTCCTGTAGTTCTGATCGCCGACAAGCTCGCCCAGTCGACCGTCGACGCACTCGGTGACGCCGTCGAGGTTCGCTGGGTCGACGGCCCCAACCGGCCCGAGCTGCTCGCCGCCGTGCCCGAGGCCGACGCACTGCTGGTCCGTTCCGCGACCACCGTCGACGCCGAGGTGCTCGAGGCCGGTAAGAACCTGAAGATCGTCGCCCGCGCGGGCGTCGGCCTCGACAATGTCGATGTGCCGGCCGCCACCGAGCGCGGTGTCATGGTCGTCAACGCGCCGACCTCGAATATCCACACCGCCGCCGAACACGCTGTGACGCTGCTGCTTTCGGCCGCGCGCCAGATTCCGGCCGCCGATGCCACGCTGCGTGAGCGCACCTGGCAGCGCAGCAAGTTCAACGGTGTCGAGATCCTGGGCAAGACCGTCGGCGTCATCGGCCTGGGCCGTATCGGCCAGCTGTTCGCGCAGCGCCTCGCCGCCTTCGAGACCAAGATCGTCGCGTACGACCCCTACACCTCCCCGGCCCGCGCCGCCCAGCTCGGCATCGAGCTCATGTCCCTCGACGAGGTGCTCGCGGCCGCCGACTTCATCTCCATTCACCTGCCCAAGACCCCCGAGACCAAGGGCATGCTGAACGCCGAGACCCTGGCCAAGACCAAGAAGGGCGTCATCATCGTCAACGCCGCCCGTGGCGGTCTGATCGATGAGCAGGCCCTGGCCGATGCCATCAAGTCCGGTCATGTGCGCGCCGCCGGTCTCGACGTGTTCGAGACCGAACCCTGCACGGACAGCCCGCTTTTCGAGCTGCCGCAGGTCGTCGTGACCCCGCACCTGGGCGCCTCCACCGCCGAGGCCCAGGATCGCGCGGGCACCGATGTCGCCAAGTCGGTCAAGCTGGCGCTCGCGGGCGAGTTCGTCCCCGGCGCGGTGAACGTCACCGGCGGTTCGGTCTCCGAAGAGGTCGCCCCGTGGCTGGAGATCGTCCGCAAGCAGGGCGCGCTGCTGGGCGCGCTCTCCTCCGAGCTCCCGGTCAGCCTGGAGGTTCAGGTCCGCGGTGAGCTGAGCGCGAATGATGTTGCGGTGCTGGAGCTCTCGGCTCTGCGCGGCGTCTTCTCCGCCCTCATCGAGGATTCGGTGACCTTCGTCAACGCCCCGTCGCTGGCCAAGGATCGCGGTCTCGAGGCCACCGTCACCACCGTGTCGGAGAGCCCCACCCACCGCAGCCTGGTCGATCTGCGCGCCGTATTCGGCGATGGCAGCACCCTGAATGTGGCCGGCACCCTGACCGAGCCGCACCAGGTCCAGAAGATCGTCAATATCAATGGCCGCAACTACGACATGCGCGCCGAGGGCCTGAACCTGGCCGTGCTGGCGTACGAGGACAAGCCGGGTCAGCTCGGCCGCCTCGCCACCAAGCTCGGTGAAGCCGGTATCGACATCCTGGCCGCCCAGCTGACCCAGGACCTCGACCAGGAGGGCGCGACCGTCGTGCTGCGGGTCAACAAGGAGGTCCCCGCGGACGTCCAGGCCGCCATCGCCGAGGCCGTCGGCGCCGCCAAGGTCGCCCAGGTCAACCTGGATTGA
- a CDS encoding nucleotidyltransferase domain-containing protein, protein MTLRSIPSSMDPAVVATIDGELARIGREQGVTVPLAIESGSRAWGFPSPDSDYDCRFVYLRPLDDYLTPWPVRDVIETPLVGLLDVSGWDLVKALRLLVHGNAVLIEWVMSPIIYTADAQFRTELRELAEQVADRDRVARHYLHLGTRQWRLFDTNRSLKKVFYSLRPAMALRWLHEHPDKAVAPMHLPTLLEECELPVAFVESVAELTELKSRTREMGSGEVPAPIAAFIADEFERAAVEFTGDEPASRERGRVLATEFFRSRLR, encoded by the coding sequence ATGACACTGCGCTCTATCCCCTCCTCGATGGACCCGGCGGTGGTCGCCACCATCGACGGCGAACTGGCCCGAATCGGCCGTGAGCAGGGCGTCACCGTGCCCCTCGCGATCGAAAGCGGCAGTCGCGCCTGGGGTTTCCCGTCACCGGACTCGGACTACGACTGCCGGTTCGTCTACCTGCGCCCGCTGGACGACTATCTGACGCCGTGGCCGGTGCGCGATGTCATCGAGACGCCACTGGTGGGCCTGCTCGATGTCAGCGGCTGGGATCTGGTGAAGGCTCTGCGGCTACTGGTGCACGGGAACGCGGTGCTCATCGAATGGGTGATGTCGCCGATCATCTACACCGCGGATGCGCAATTCCGCACCGAACTGCGGGAACTCGCGGAACAGGTGGCTGATCGCGATCGGGTGGCCCGGCACTACCTGCACCTGGGTACTCGGCAGTGGCGGCTTTTCGATACCAATAGGTCGCTGAAGAAAGTGTTCTATTCACTGCGACCGGCAATGGCACTGCGCTGGTTGCATGAGCATCCGGATAAAGCGGTGGCGCCGATGCATTTACCGACTCTGCTCGAGGAATGCGAGCTGCCCGTGGCCTTCGTCGAATCGGTCGCTGAGCTCACCGAATTGAAGTCGCGCACCCGGGAAATGGGCAGTGGCGAGGTGCCCGCGCCGATCGCCGCGTTCATCGCGGACGAGTTCGAGCGGGCCGCGGTGGAATTCACCGGCGACGAACCGGCATCCCGCGAGCGAGGGCGGGTGCTGGCGACCGAGTTCTTCAGAAGCCGGCTGCGATGA
- the gltX gene encoding glutamate--tRNA ligase produces MTDVRVRFCPSPTGTPHVGLVRTALFNWAYARHTGGKFVFRIEDTDAARDSEESYRAILDALRWLGLTWDEGPEVGGPYGPYRQSQRRDIHLDVVRRLLAAGEAYESFSTPEEVEARHKAAGRDPKLGYDNFDRDLTAEQIAAYKAEGRPAVIRLRMPDHDLTWNDLVRGETTFRAGVVPDFALTRGNGDPLYTLVNPVDDAMMKITHVLRGEDLLSSTPRQLALYESMIRIGVAERTPEFGHLPFVMGQGNKKLSKRDPESNLFHHRDRGFIPEGLLNYLALLGWSIADDHDVFSMAEMVAAFDISKVNSNPARFDQKKADALNAEHIRLLESGDFAHRLREYLTEHGHIGAEIDEKLFATAADLVQTRIVVLGDSWDLLKFLFVPAEDFSIDPAAKEKNLGPDALPVLRATITAVEGVSEWSAAALEEALKTALIDELGLKPRKAFTPVRVALTGSHISPPLYESMELLGREVSLDRLRAALPA; encoded by the coding sequence ATGACAGACGTTCGGGTCCGATTCTGCCCGTCCCCTACCGGCACACCGCATGTCGGCCTGGTCCGGACCGCGCTTTTCAACTGGGCCTACGCCCGCCACACCGGCGGGAAATTCGTCTTCCGCATCGAAGACACCGATGCCGCACGGGATTCCGAGGAGTCCTACCGGGCGATCCTGGACGCCCTGCGCTGGCTCGGCCTCACCTGGGACGAGGGCCCCGAGGTCGGCGGACCCTACGGTCCGTACCGGCAGTCGCAGCGCCGTGACATTCATCTCGATGTGGTGCGGCGGCTATTGGCGGCGGGGGAGGCCTACGAATCCTTCTCCACCCCAGAGGAAGTCGAGGCCCGCCACAAGGCCGCCGGACGCGATCCCAAACTGGGCTACGACAACTTCGACCGCGACCTGACGGCGGAGCAGATCGCCGCCTACAAGGCCGAGGGCCGGCCCGCGGTGATCCGGCTGCGCATGCCCGACCACGACCTCACCTGGAACGACCTGGTGCGCGGTGAGACCACCTTCCGCGCCGGTGTGGTCCCGGACTTCGCACTCACCCGCGGTAATGGCGATCCGCTCTATACGCTGGTCAATCCCGTCGACGACGCGATGATGAAGATCACCCACGTATTGCGCGGCGAGGATCTTTTGTCTTCCACTCCGCGTCAGCTCGCGCTCTATGAGTCGATGATTCGTATCGGCGTCGCCGAGCGCACCCCGGAGTTCGGCCATCTGCCGTTCGTGATGGGGCAGGGGAACAAGAAGCTGTCCAAGCGGGATCCGGAGTCGAATCTCTTCCATCATCGCGATCGGGGCTTCATTCCCGAGGGTTTGCTGAATTATCTGGCGCTGCTCGGCTGGAGCATCGCCGATGATCATGACGTCTTCTCCATGGCGGAGATGGTGGCGGCGTTCGATATATCGAAAGTTAATTCGAATCCGGCCCGTTTCGACCAGAAGAAGGCCGACGCTCTGAACGCCGAACATATTCGGTTGCTGGAGTCGGGTGATTTCGCTCACCGACTCCGTGAGTACCTCACCGAACACGGTCATATCGGCGCCGAGATCGATGAGAAGCTCTTCGCCACAGCCGCAGATTTGGTGCAGACCCGCATCGTGGTTCTGGGTGATTCATGGGATCTCTTGAAGTTCTTGTTCGTGCCCGCCGAAGATTTCTCGATCGATCCGGCGGCGAAGGAAAAGAATCTCGGCCCGGACGCACTGCCGGTATTGCGCGCGACCATCACCGCCGTGGAAGGCGTTTCGGAATGGTCGGCGGCCGCACTCGAGGAGGCGCTCAAGACCGCGCTCATCGACGAGTTGGGGCTCAAACCGCGTAAGGCGTTCACGCCCGTGCGCGTCGCGCTGACCGGATCGCACATCAGCCCGCCGCTGTACGAGTCGATGGAGCTGCTGGGCCGCGAGGTATCGCTGGACCGGCTGCGGGCCGCGCTCCCCGCGTAA